A single region of the Kocuria rosea genome encodes:
- the hrcA gene encoding heat-inducible transcriptional repressor HrcA, with protein MNHPRRLQILQAIVEDYVHFREPVGSKALVDRHRLGVSSATVRNDMAALEEEGLITAPHTSSGRIPTDKGYRTFVDQIAAVKPLSGPERRAIQRLLDDAADIDDVMERTVRLLAQLTQQVAVVQYPHASGVTVRHVEVVDLGAGRVLVVLIPTNGRVAQRVAVLRAPLEESQLLELRARVLAAVVGRSLTAVPDALAVMTAATAPPLQSAAAAVAEAVGALAAGGAEHRMVMAGTANLARSTGDFHLSIGPVLEALEEQVVMLRLLSEMEQDARGVAVRIGTENAEGPLSEAAVVATGYGPQSKVGVVGPMRMDYPSTMAAVRAVARYLSRILGG; from the coding sequence CTGCAGATCCTGCAGGCCATCGTGGAGGACTACGTGCACTTCCGCGAGCCGGTCGGCTCCAAGGCCCTCGTGGACCGGCACCGGCTCGGCGTCTCGTCGGCCACCGTGCGCAACGACATGGCCGCGCTCGAGGAGGAGGGCCTGATCACGGCCCCCCACACGAGCTCGGGCCGGATCCCCACGGACAAGGGCTACCGCACGTTCGTCGACCAGATCGCGGCCGTCAAGCCGCTCTCGGGCCCGGAACGGCGGGCCATCCAGCGGCTGCTGGACGACGCCGCGGACATCGACGACGTCATGGAGCGCACCGTGCGGCTGCTCGCGCAGCTCACCCAGCAGGTCGCGGTCGTGCAGTACCCGCACGCCTCCGGGGTCACCGTGCGCCACGTCGAGGTCGTGGACCTCGGCGCCGGCCGGGTGCTGGTGGTGCTCATCCCGACCAACGGCCGGGTGGCGCAGCGCGTCGCCGTGCTGCGGGCGCCGCTCGAGGAGTCCCAGCTGCTCGAGCTGCGCGCCCGGGTGCTGGCCGCCGTGGTCGGGCGCTCCCTGACCGCGGTGCCGGACGCCCTCGCCGTGATGACCGCGGCCACCGCCCCGCCGCTGCAGTCGGCCGCCGCCGCCGTGGCGGAGGCCGTCGGCGCCCTCGCGGCGGGCGGGGCCGAGCACCGCATGGTCATGGCCGGCACCGCCAACCTCGCCCGCTCCACCGGGGACTTCCACCTGAGCATCGGCCCGGTCCTCGAGGCCCTCGAGGAGCAGGTGGTGATGCTCCGGCTGCTCTCCGAGATGGAGCAGGACGCCCGCGGGGTGGCCGTGCGGATCGGCACGGAGAACGCCGAGGGCCCCCTGTCCGAGGCCGCCGTCGTCGCCACCGGCTACGGGCCGCAGTCCAAGGTGGGGGTCGTGGGCCCCATGCGCATGGACTACCCGTCCACGATGGCCGCCGTGCGCGCCGTCGCCCGCTACCTCTCCCGTATCCTCGGGGGCTGA